In Formosa haliotis, the sequence AATAGCAATATCCTTTATAAGTTCTTAAAAACTCAGTATTTTTGCAGCCTAAATTCTATAAGATATGTCTGTCGCACAGAAAGATTACAAAAAAGTTACTGTAAAAACATTGCAAGATATGAAGGTTAATGGTGAAAAAATATCGATGCTTACCGCATACGATTACACCATGGCCAGGATTGTAGATGGAGCTGGCGTAGACGTTATACTTGTGGGCGATTCTGCTAGTAATGTTATGGCGGGGCATTTAACAACCTTACCCATTACTTTAGATCAGATGATTTATCATGCATCTTCTGTTGTTCGTGGTGTTTCTCGAGCTTTAATAGTTGTTGATTTACCTTTTGGAAGTTATCAAAGCGACCCTAAAGAAGCCTTGCGTTCTGCTATTAGAATTATGAAAGAAAGTGGTGCGCACTCTATAAAAGTAGAAGGTGGTAAAGAAATAAAAGAATCTATAAAACGAATTTTAAATGCTGGAATACCTGTTATGGGGCATTTAGGATTAACACCACAATCTATTTATAAATTTGGAACATTTACCGTTCGTGCTAAAGAAGAAGAAGAAGCTAAAAAATTAATTTCTGATGCGTTAATGCTTCAAAAAGCAGGATGTTTTGCCGTTGTTTTAGAAAAAATCCCTGCAAAACTGGCTAAAAAAGTTGCCGAAAAATTAACCATTCCGGTAATAGGTATTGGAGCTGGAAACGGTGTAGATGGTCAAGTTTTAGTATTGCATGATATGATTGGAATGACCCATGAATTTAATCCGCGTTTTTTACGTCGCTATTTAAATTTATATGATGAAATGACAACCGCCTTATCACAGTATGTAACCGATGTAAAATCGTTAGATTTCCCTTCTGAAGATGAGCAATATTAATTTAAACCCCTTGGCTTAGTTAGATATTGAAAACTTTAGAACGTCAATGATAATTTCATAGAATTAGAGATTTGAAAAAACAGGAGCCTTTCTCCTGCCGTACACGCATCTACTTCTAAAAGCTCTTGATTTTGAAACATTTTATTGATATCTTCTTATAATCCGCTAACGATCTAGATATAATGAAAATACTTTCCAACAAATCTAACCTGCAAATTTTATTTGAAGACAATCATATGATTGTTATCAATAAGCGCACGGGAGACATTGTTCAAGGCGATAAAACTGGAGACGAACCATTAAGCGAGGTTATAAAAGCCTATATAAAAGACAAATATAATAAGCCCGGAAATGTATATTTAGGTGTGGTACATCGGTTAGATCGGCCTACTACAGGCTTGGTTATTTTTGCAAAAACAAGCAAAGCCTTAACACGATTAAATGCCATGTTTGCCGAGAAAAAGGTAAATAAAACCTATTGGGCCCTAGTAAATAATGCACCTCCAAAACAGCAGGACACTTTAATAAACTGGCTGAAAAAAAATCCGAAAAACAATAAATCTACAGCCTATCCAAAAGAAATTAGGGATAGTAAGAAAGCAATTTTACACTATACCGTCCTAAAAAAATTAGACCGATATGTCTTGTTAGAAATAGCATTAGAAACGGGCAGACACCACCAAATTAGATGTCAGTTAGCCCAACTAGGCTGTAAGATTAAAGGCGATTTAAAATATGGCGCCCATAGGAGTAATAAAGATGCGAGTATCCATTTACATGCTAGACATATTCAATTTACGCACCCCGTTACTAAAGAAGATATACTTATTACCGCCCCATTACCGCAAGATGCCCTTTGGGATGCTTGCCTTTAAACCTTCCGATACGGATATTTTAATTGCAGTGAAACTCCTTGATCTGGTTTAGATTTTAATTTAAAATGAGCGTTTATAAGCGCTGCCCTACTCTCCATATTTATTAAACCAGAACCCTGTTCTATTTTATTGATATCGAAACCTACGCCATCATCTTCCGCATAGAGCATTAAACAGTTTGGCGTATAATTAATTCGGGTCTTTAAATGGGACGCTTCCGAATACTTTAAAGTATTCGATAAAAACTCTTGAAAAATACGGAATAGAATCATGCCATCTTTTTTATTTTCTAGTAGGCTTGAATCGCCTTCAATAATAACTTCAGCATCAATTCTACCCAGTTTATTGAATCGTTTTATTTCATTATTTATAGAATCTTGAAATCCGCGATGCATAACCACTTCACCATTTAAAGATTTAGAGATGGCTCGTAATTCATCTAAACTTTCTTTAACTAAATCTTTATTTTCTGAAACATAAGGCTCCAATTCTGGATCTATTTGTTTGCCCAACATTCCTAATTGTATAAATGCTACAGACAGTAGTTGCCCGACATTATCGTGGAGTTCTTGCCCAATATGTTTTAATGTTTGTTCCTGAATTTCTATTTGAGTCCTAGAAATTTCTTCGTCAAAAATTCGTTGTTGTTCAATTTTATCGCGCAACAATTTATTTTTCCGCTTCTGAAACGTAATAAAAAATATTATAATAAGTGTACAAACAACTAACAACACAGCTGTCATATACACCAATAGATAGCGTTCTGCTGCGGTACTTACTATTTGTTCTGCGGGTTGCACCATACTAAGGCTATACTGAAAGATAAATACATTAATAAATTAGATGTTAATCGAATTAAATCTTTTAAATGTACATATTCTATGTCGGATTGAGAATTATACGTATCAAAAAATATAAGCGGCTGAGTTACTAAAAAATATAATAATATTATAGCACTGATGTAAAAATTTAACGATTTATGGAAATTTAAAATCTTATCGGAACGCAATACCTCTAGAAAATAAAAGGTGATACAACAAACTATTAAGGTCATTCCACTAATATTTATTGTATTTACAAAGCCTTCAAAAAACACGTTATAATCTAGAACGATATAAACTAATATAATTGCTAAAAACGCCCAAGTTGCTATTTTAATCCATTTTTTATAGCGTGAATCTGAAATAATTTGTCGGTAATAAAACGAAAAAAATAAGGGACTCCCTATACACCAACATAAATTATAGAACCAATAATTACGTTGAAACAATGTGCCTTCTATACTATAATAAATTCCCCAATCCCTAAAATATCTTGGGTAAAACCCTATCAGTTCCATAAAAAACACGGCAATTAAGTACCAGATAAAGTAAACCCCCACCGTATTCTTATAACTTCTATAAAAATACAAACCAGTTATGGCGGCAAAGGCGATAACTGATTTGGTTAAAAAACTGTAATTACTTAATAAAAATTCTTTCAATTCAGGAAATTATACATTATTATTTAAAATTACTGAGGATAAGTAGCTTCTGGCGGATGTCCAGCTCCTCCTAAATTTAAGGGATCTGCTCCCGTAAAATCGCTAGAACCTTGCTGAATTACACTAAAAGGCATACCACTTTTCGACTTCGAGTTATCTATGGTAGGCACAATAAAAACAGTGGTTAAACCTGGTTGTTCCGGATCTTTTTTATTTTTAACATAGGCCGCTAAATACACCCGTAATCCGTTAATGGCATGTTCTGAAAGTCCTTTCGAATGGGCTTGCTTTTTAGCATACCAAATATAGTTTTCTATTTCTGACAGTGAAAACCAAACAGAGCGATTATCAAATTTATTCTTTTCAAAATGAGATGCATTTATGGCATCATATCGCGATTGATACGCTTTCGACATTTCTTCTGCTAACTGAACAGATATCAATCCATTTGGATTTGAAAACGTGTTATCGGATTCCGATGGTGCTACCGACTCTGAGGTTGGAGGTTCCCGCTCTAAATTAATTTCCTTTTCATCTGTTTTGGTTTCCAGCAATTGGGAACCAACGACGCCTATTAAAACGCCTAATAAAATTAATGCTAGTTTCTTCATTTTTGTTTTGGTTTTTATTGATTATACTTAGTTAAAAATAATAGGTTAGCCCAACCAGCCTTCGCGATCTAAACTTCTATACTGAATAGCTTCGCTAATATGCGCCCCCAAAACAGCTTCAGAGCCTTCTAAATCTGCAATGGTTCTTGAAACTTTCAAAATACGGTCGTAAGCTCTGGCCGATAAGTTTAAACGCTCCATAGCTGTTTTTAATAAATGCTTCGAGGTATCATCTAGTTTGCAAAACGTACGAATGTGTTTCGTATTCATTTGGGCATTATAATGTACATTTTCAAAATCTTTAAAGCGTTCGGTTTGCAAGGCTCTGGCTTTAGAAACTCGTTCTCTAATAACGACAGACGATTCTCCTTTTCTGTCTTCAGAAAGTTTTTCGAAAGGTACAGGAGTGACTTCAATATGAATATCAATCCGATCTAATAAAGGGCCCGACACTCTACTTAAATAGCGTTGCATTTCTGCCGGTGAAGAGGTTACAGGTGCATTCGGATCGTTAAAAAATCCGCTCGGACTCGGATTCATACTCGCAACCAACATAAAACTACTCGGATAAGTTACCGTAAATTTTGCTCTAGAAATGGTAACCTCTCGATCCTCTAATGGCTGACGCATCACCTCTAAAACATCACGCTTAAATTCTGGAAGCTCATCTAAAAATAAAACGCCATTATGCGATAATGAAATTTCTCCTGGTTGCGGATAACTCCCGCCGCCTACAAGGGCGACGTTAGATATTGTGTGATGTGGACTTCGAAATGGTCGTTGCGACATTAAACCTAAATGCGCTTTTACACGCCCAACTACCGAATGAATCTTAGTAGTTTCTAAAGCTTCATGCAAAGTCATTGGTGGTAAAATAGATGGTAATCGTTTGGCTAACATGGTTTTTCCAGATCCTGGCGGACCAATTAAAATAATATTATGACCGCCAGCAGCAGCTATCTCCATACAGCGTTTTATACTTTCTTGGCCTTTAACATCGGCAAAATCGAATTCTGGGAAATCTAAATTTTTATAAAATTCTTCTCTGGTATTTATAACCGTTTGCTCAAGCGGAGTGCCATCTTTAAAAAAATCGATAACTTCTTTTATAGAAGCCACACCATACACTTTTAAATCGTTAACAATAGCAGCCTCTTTAGCATTTTGTCCAGGCAGAATAAAACCTTTAAATCCTTCCGATCGTGCTTTTAACGCTATAGGTAACGCGCCTTTTATGGGTTGAAGTGTACCGTCTAAAGACAACTCGCCCATAATAATATAATCTTCTAAACCTTCGGCGGGAATTTGTTTTGTGGCAGCCAAGATTCCAAGTGCTAAAGTTAAATCGTATGCAGAACCTTCCTTTCGCAAATCGGCTGGCGACATATTTATTATAATTTTCTTACCTGGAATTTTAAAGCCATTGTTTTGCAAGGCGGCTGCAATCCTGAAATTACTTTCCTTAATGGCATTATCTGGAAGGCCTACCAAATGATACCCAATACCCGAGTCTACATTTACTTCGACGGTAATGGTTGTGGCATCGACACCAAAAACAGCGCTTCCAAATACTTTTTTAAGCATAAAATGGTTAGTTTACTTAAAAGTAATAAAAATACACTAACCACCTGAATGAAAACAAATTAAATTCTAATTTTCAATCAAAGAACACCATAAAAACTAGAATTCCGGCTCTATAAAAAGTTAAACGCAAGCTATTTTTAAAATCTGTTTTGTTTCGGCTGTCACTTTAAATTGATTATCACTTCTACGATTAATTACCCAAACAATCTGATTTCCCGAACACAATACCCAAACTTGTTCTTTTTCTAAAAGCGATAATTTTTCATCTTTAAAATACTTACTTAATTTCTTTTTCCCACGCATACCCAACGGATAGAAAACATCGCCTTGTTCCCATTTTCGTACGGTTAATGGATATTGAAGTAAATCCTGATCTACAAAAATGGTTTGGTTTCCAGATACTTTAAGTTCGGAAACGGTTTCAAAAACTAATGTTCCAAAGTTGGTTTCTAGCGATTTTAAATCTTTAGGAATTTTATATTGTGCTTCAACTATGGCGTCTTGGCTAGTGTTCGAACTTAAAATTAAATACTCGCGATCTTTAAGCAAACGATGGGTTTCTGAAAACACTTGCTTTCCCGATTGCGATTTTAACAACTTAAGAATATCCTCCCAAGCCGTAAAATTATACGGTTTTAAGAGTTCGTATAAATACGGTTTCGGATCTGGAAATTTCAATAATTTAGAAACATCAAATTTTATAATATCGCCATCAAAATGCACAACGTCTTTATAGACTTGGGTCATATAATCGTCAATTAAAACTTTAGAGTCTTGTAAATGATCTTGGGTATTTTTAAAATTTTGAAGCCATTGCGGATTAATAGCTTTTAACACCGGAATAACATCGTGTCGCAATTTATTTCGCAAATATTTCGTGGAGCTATTACTACTATCTTCTCGCCAAGAAATAGTATTTAATTTGGCATATGCCTCTATATCTGTACGCGAAAATGGGAGTAACGGACGAACAATATAATCGTTAATTTCGGGAATACCGGTTAATCCATCCAATCCCGTTCCGCGAGATAAATTGATTAGAAAGGTTTCTAAATTATCATCGGCATGGTGTGCGGTTAACACATAATCGAATTTTAGCAAGGCTATTAACTCTTCGAACCAGCGGTAACGTAATTCGCGTGCCGCCATTTGGATAGACAATTTCGTGTCTTCGGCATATTGTTTAGTATCGAAACTTTCAATAAAAAGCTCCACATCTAGAGCTTCGGCTAAATTTACTAGAAACGCTTCATCGGCATCACTTTCTGCTCCTCTTAAATTAAAATTACAATGTGCTAATGCTATATTCAACCCTAATTCATGGCATAAATTTGCCAATACCACACTATCTATTCCACCAGAAATAGTGACTATAAGTTTCTTATCTTTTAAAAACGGAAGGGTTTCCGAAATGTGGGTTTTAAACGTTTCGATCATACTACAAAGATACACTTTTAAAAAAACGGATTTCAAAATTCATGTATCGTTAAAATCAGTCTGTTAACATTTATTAACGCTTAAATTCATTAACTTTAGAACAACCGACATTAAGACTTTAAGCATGAAAACACAACAGCAAATTAACGACGACACCGCCCAAAAAGCTTTTAATAAAAAAGTAGTTGCCATAACTTCTAGCCTACAATCTTATGTAAAACACCGTTTGCATATCGCCGAATCTGTAGGCATAATACGCAAAAATTTATATCATTCTAATGGCGTTATAGACGATTGCATTGTACGTTTATACGAGAAAGGTTACGATACCGATATGTCTGCTCACGATTTAAAAATAAAACTATTCAGGATTTTAGATATTTACTTAGAAGAACTTTTTATTAAAGAAGGACAACACCAAAATACAGTAAGTACGAATAGTATCTTACAAGAAGAATTGAATCGGTTAGACGAACCCTACTCCATAGATGGCGATATGGATTTTGTTATGCTAGAAGATCTTGATGATATTTCTTACAAACAAAACAGACATGAAAAAGGAGTGTTTTTATACGATGAAAACAACCAAAAAATAGTAAATGCTTTGGAGTTAGGAGACCACCAAAATACCACAAACAGAAAAATAGTGAGTAAATTTTATGGTTGGTTACCCATAAGAATTTCGAATGTTGTCGATTTATATGTATTCGCAAATTTGCCTTACGAAGATATTTCTAGAATAAAAAAGATTGAAGTAAAACGGATTGAAAACATTTTAATTAATGTAAAAAAACGGTTCCGAAAGCATTTAACTTAATGCTCTAAAGCTTGGCGCATGGCTTTAGCCTTTACCAAACATTCCTCGTATTCACTTAACGGGTTGCTTTTAGATGTAATAGCACCTCCTACAGAATATGACACATAATGTTTACTCTGGTTATATAAAATGCTTCGTATAATGACATTAAAATCGAAATCTCCTTCGGGAGTAAAATATCCCACTGTACCGGAATACAAACCACGTTTAGTTTCTTCTAATTCTTCAATAATTTTCATAGCCGAAAGCTTGGGAGCCCCCGTCATGCTTCCCATTGGAAAAGTTGATTTTAAAACATCGATAGCCGAAGTATTTTCGGAAATCTGAGATGTTATCGTAGAAATCATTTGATGCACCTGTGGAAAAGTGTACACTTTACATAATTCCTCGACAGTTACACTCCCTTTTATTGCGGTTTTAGATAAATCGTTTCGCACTAAATCCACAATCATAATATTCTCACTGCGTTCCTTTTCGTTAGCTTCTAGTTCCCGTTTTAACAGAGCATCTTTTTCAGGATTACTGGACCGTTTTGCTGTGCCTTTAATTGGTTGTGAGATAATAGTATTTCCTACTTTTTTAATATACCGTTCTGGAGATGCAGACATTAAAAATTTATCTTGTTGTTTTAAAAAGGTAGCGAAAGGTGGTTTAGATAAATCGTTAAGCTTTTGATAGGTTTCTAGCGGATTAATTTCGGCATTTTCGGCATAAAACTCTTGGCAAAAATTCGCTTCGTAAATATCGCCACGATGAATATGTGCCAACATACTATTCACCTTTTCAAAATACGCGTCTTTATGAATGCGTAATTTTATTTTTATCGGGTGTGAGGCCTCCGAATGCGATTCTAATACGGTATTGGTTATGGCGATAAAATCATCTTCAACCTCATCTTCAACCACATTTAAATACCTAATCTCAACCTGATTTCCCTTAATAAGAAAGATTTTTTTAGGCTGAAAGAAGAACACATCAGCAAATTCTAATCCATCAAAATTATTAGATTGTAATTGTTCTAAGCCATTTTTTACATCGTAGGTTAAATAGCCAAAAATCCAGTCATTAGTAGACTCTTGGTATGCTTTTAAAGATTCAAATGCATCAAAATAATCGGTTTGCATGCTCGTAAAAGCATCTACAGCTAGAATGGCATCGAAACTTGAATACGAGGTATTGTACTGGTTAGAATCCATCCAAATCACTTCCTCATACTGCTGACTCCAATGCAAAAGTTGCTGTTTAAACACAGCTAAATCTTCAATATTTCTTGATTTTGAAATGCGCAAATTGTAAAAAATTTAGCTGTAAAGTTAGTTAGTTTCTTTAAAAAAGTATCTAATTTGTATATTAGTTTAAATCTTTTTTCAATGTATACATTACAAAATAAATCTTTAAAAATTGCGGTAAATCCTGTCGGTGCAGAACTTTCGGAAATAAGCGCAGTTCAAAACACCAATCAGTTTATGTGGAATGCTAATCCCGATGTTTGGGGAAGCTTTGCTCCTAATCTTTTCCCTGTAATTGGGGCTATAAAAAATAATAGTGCCATAATTGATGGTGAACATTATGCCGTTCCTAGACATGGGTTTGTAAGGCATAATACCGATATAATATTAGAGGAGCAAACCGAATCTAAACTGGTGTTTTCCCTACTTTACAATACAGATTTACTAAAAATATATCCTTTTAAATTTAAATTTACAATACAATTTGAATTGATTGAGTACGCTGTAAAAGTGACTCATATTGTTGAAAATTTAGACGATAAACCTATTTATTTTTCTATTGGAGGGCATCCGGCTTTTAAATGTCCGGTTTTCGAAAATGAAACATACACCGACTATTATTTAGAATTTGATACTGAAGAAAATTCGGAGTCTTACGCCTTAAATACAGCTTTAGGTTTAATTACCGACCGTACATTTCCCGTTATTTCTGAAGCCAACACAATTTCGTTGCATTACGATTTGTTTACTGAAGATGCCTTAGTGTTCAAAGATTTAAAATCGAAAAAAGTTGCTTTAAAAAGTCGTAAAAACGGTACCATTTTAACCGTAGATTTTCCCGACTTTCCATATTTAGGAATTTGGGCAAAACCAAAAGCAGATTATGTGTGCATAGAACCTTGGCTTGGCGTTGCCGATCATGAGCATCATAATCAAGATTTTAAAACTAAAGAAGGTATTATTATGTTACCCACAAAACAAACATTTAAAGCGGCTTATACTATTGAAATAGACCCAAAGCATTTAGTTTAAAAGGAATAATAGCCTTAACTTTGTAGCCTAAATTACTATAAGTGACTTTTCAAAATTTAAATTTAAACACCCCACTTTACAACGCTCTAGACGATCTAGGCTTTACTACGCCAACCCCTATTCAAGCCGAGGCTTTTAGTGTGGTTAGCTCTGGTAAAGATGTCGTTGGTATTGCACAAACAGGTACAGGAAAAACCTTTGCCTACATGCTTCCTATTCTTAAAGAACTAAAATTCTCTAAACAAGAAGCACCAAGAATTTTGGTTTTGGTTCCAACTCGAGAATTGGTTGTGCAGGTGGTCGATGAAATTGAAAAACTTTCTAAATACATTAATACCCGCATTTTAGGCGTATATGGTGGCACCAATATAAACACCCAAAAACAACAGGTTGCACAAGGCATCGATATATTGGTAGCCACTCCTGGACGTTTATATGATTTGGCTGTAAGTCGTGTTTTAAAATTAAAATCGATTCAAAAGTTAGTGATTGATGAAGTAGATGTTATGCTAGATTTAGGGTTTAGACATCAGTTAATTAATATTTTCGATATCCTTCCAGAACGTCGCCAGAACATCATGTTTTCGGCCACCATGACACAAGATGTCGATGCCTTAATCAACGATTTTTTTATAACTCCAGAACGTGTTTCTATAGCAGTTTCAGGAACACCTTTAGAGAATATTCGACAAGAACGTTACAATTTACCCAACTTTCACACCAAAGTCAACCTGCTAAACGCTATGCTTCAAGATAAAGAAGCTTTTAATAAAGTATTGATTTTTGTGGCGCTTAAAAAAATGGCCGACCGGCTATTTGAAGCTTTAGACGAAACTTTTAGCGAGGAAAGTTGTGTGATTCACTCCAATAAAACACAAAATTACCGACTTCGAAGTATAGAACAATTCAGAAACGGAGACAATCGTATACTTGTTGCTACCGATGTTATGGCCCGCGGATTAGACATAGATAATGTATCGCATGTTATTAACTTCGATACTCCAGATTTCCCTGAAAATTACATCCATAGAATTGGTAGAACCGGACGTGCCGAACGCGAAGGCCATGCCATTTTGTTTTCTACTAAAAAGGAAGCAGAAGCCGTTGAGCGTATTGAAACCCTAATGAAAATGGAAATTCCTTTAAAAGAAATTCCAGAAGACATTGTCATTTCTACCGAATTATTAGAAGAAGAGCGTGATAAAATAAAGGAACGATATAATCCCTTAAAACGCCGAGATGAAGATGCTCCTGGTCCTGCATTTCATGAAAAGAAAGAAAAAAATAGCAAAGAAAACTTAGGCGGATCTTACCGTCGTGAAATTGCTAAAAAATACAAAAAGCCTAAAACGCGAGGCGATAAAAATTATAATAAACGCAATAAAAAGAAATAACAACTATTTTACATTTCCCCCTATGAAACTTAACTATATTCTACTACTTTGTTTTAGTCTATTTTTACTGCAACCTACGCATGCCAACGCTCTACCTAGTTCTGCTCCAGAATGGGGTCCTACGGGACATAGAACAGTAGGAAAAATTGCAGATTCTTATTTAAAAGAAGTACAAAACGCGCCGTTAGCAAACTATTAAACAGACATACGTTGGCCTTTGTATCGACTTACGGAGATGAAATAAAATCGGATGACCGATATAAAAAATTCTATGCTTGGCACTTCGTAAATATGAAAGCAAATGAAACGTATGAAGCTTCCACTAAAAATCCAGAGGGTGACATCGTAACGGGATCAGAATACTGCATTCAAGTGCTTAAAGACAAAAATGCTAGCGATGCTGACAAAGCTTTTTATTTAAAATTATTAATTCATTTAATAGGCGATATCCACCAACCTTTACATGTCGGTTTAGAAGAAGATAAAGGCGGAAACGACATTAAAGTAAAATGGATGGGCAAAAGTACAAACTTACATCGTGTTTGGGATAGCGACATGATTAACGGGTATAATATGAGTTATACCGAATTAGCTGAAAATGCCGATGCCTTAACCAAAGCTCAAGTAAAAGCCATACAAGAAGGCAGTATTACAGATTGGGTAAACGAATCTCACGTTTTGGCCAACGATATTTATAAGGATGTACAGGCTAATGACAACTTAAGTTATAAATATGCCTACCTACATTTTACAACAGCACGAACTCAGCTTCAAAAAGGAGGAATCCGTTTGGCTAAAATTCTAAACGATATATTTTAATCCTGAATTATAATAATATATGTTGGCGGTGTAGATATCTACATCGCCTTTTTTATTTCAAGTAGTTTCAAAAATAAATTGTAACCGATTACCGTTAAGCGAAGATAACGGTAAATACAGCTAATATTTTAAAAATAGAGCACGCTAACTATTTTATATTCATACTTTTGCATCCCCAAATAAAAATAGGAAACAATTTTTTAATTTTTTGGAATGACGATGAAACGGTTAATTACAAATGAATTTGGAACGCTTAAACTATACGAAAAATATGTTTTTGCACAAATGAATGAAGGTATTACAATTACTAAAGATTTGAATAACATCTTACTTCAAATTGCCAACACATATTATAAAGACTCACCATTTGTATATATTACAAATAGAAAAAATTCTTACTCGGTAGATCCTGCAATATATTTAGAAACCTCTAAAATTAAAAACCTAATAGGATTCGCTATTGTATCTAACATCCCTTTAGCGCTAAGTAACGTTAAAATAGAACGCATGTTTTTAGATAAACCTTGCGAAACTTTCGACGTTATTTCCGACGCAAAACAATGGGCAAATACACTCGTAAAACAACATCACAAATTAAAAGATGGCAAGCCAATAAAAATGGCTAGCTTATAATTACTTAAACAACGGGTCTTTTATAAAACAATAGATTTCCTGTCATGCAACAAACAAGAAGGCAAATAAGAACCATTTTTCCAACTTATTTCCATTAATGCTTTTAAAGGTCGTGACCAGAAAAATTTCTTTCCCTATAAAAAAAAAGCCGCCTAAAAAGTATGAAAATACATCATTCTGAATTTATTTCAGAATCTCCTCATATTGAAAACCAAATATGTGAGAACCTGAAATAAATTCAGGTTGACGAAAACTCAACTTTTTAGACGACCTTTTCTAAATATAATTTAAATCTGTGTTTTAAACATGTAAAGCACGATCTCCGGTTGCAGCTAAAGCCGCTTCTTTAATCGCTTCAGTAAATGTAGGGTGTGCGTGAGACATTCTAGACACATCTTCGGCACTTGCTCTGTACTCCATTGCTACAACGGCTTCAGCAATCATATCGGCAGCACGAGCACCAACCATATGTACACCTAAAATTTCATCGGTAGTTTTATCTGCTAGAATTTTTACAAATCCATCTAAATCCATACTAGCTCGACTTCTACCTAAAGCACGCATTGGGAACGATCCTACTTTGTATTCTACACCTGCTTCTTTTAATTGCTCCTCAGATTTACCTACAGTAGCAACTTCTGGCCAAGTGTAAACTACACCTGGAATTAAGTTATAATCGATATGTGGCTTTTGTCCGGCCAAAGTTTCGGCAACAAATACACCTTCTTCTTCAGCTTTATGCGCTAACATCGCACCTTTTACAACATCACCAATAGCGTAAATGTTAGAAGCACT encodes:
- a CDS encoding aldose 1-epimerase family protein; this encodes MYTLQNKSLKIAVNPVGAELSEISAVQNTNQFMWNANPDVWGSFAPNLFPVIGAIKNNSAIIDGEHYAVPRHGFVRHNTDIILEEQTESKLVFSLLYNTDLLKIYPFKFKFTIQFELIEYAVKVTHIVENLDDKPIYFSIGGHPAFKCPVFENETYTDYYLEFDTEENSESYALNTALGLITDRTFPVISEANTISLHYDLFTEDALVFKDLKSKKVALKSRKNGTILTVDFPDFPYLGIWAKPKADYVCIEPWLGVADHEHHNQDFKTKEGIIMLPTKQTFKAAYTIEIDPKHLV
- a CDS encoding S1/P1 nuclease; its protein translation is MAFVSTYGDEIKSDDRYKKFYAWHFVNMKANETYEASTKNPEGDIVTGSEYCIQVLKDKNASDADKAFYLKLLIHLIGDIHQPLHVGLEEDKGGNDIKVKWMGKSTNLHRVWDSDMINGYNMSYTELAENADALTKAQVKAIQEGSITDWVNESHVLANDIYKDVQANDNLSYKYAYLHFTTARTQLQKGGIRLAKILNDIF
- a CDS encoding DEAD/DEAH box helicase codes for the protein MTFQNLNLNTPLYNALDDLGFTTPTPIQAEAFSVVSSGKDVVGIAQTGTGKTFAYMLPILKELKFSKQEAPRILVLVPTRELVVQVVDEIEKLSKYINTRILGVYGGTNINTQKQQVAQGIDILVATPGRLYDLAVSRVLKLKSIQKLVIDEVDVMLDLGFRHQLINIFDILPERRQNIMFSATMTQDVDALINDFFITPERVSIAVSGTPLENIRQERYNLPNFHTKVNLLNAMLQDKEAFNKVLIFVALKKMADRLFEALDETFSEESCVIHSNKTQNYRLRSIEQFRNGDNRILVATDVMARGLDIDNVSHVINFDTPDFPENYIHRIGRTGRAEREGHAILFSTKKEAEAVERIETLMKMEIPLKEIPEDIVISTELLEEERDKIKERYNPLKRRDEDAPGPAFHEKKEKNSKENLGGSYRREIAKKYKKPKTRGDKNYNKRNKKK